A stretch of Onychomys torridus chromosome 2, mOncTor1.1, whole genome shotgun sequence DNA encodes these proteins:
- the Arhgef16 gene encoding rho guanine nucleotide exchange factor 16, which produces MSQRHSDSSLDEKLLEYRFHAELRLDANGNPMPGLSVVRSSLRARTNAAFEPEASEPLQGPPEDEEPRPIILSTQSPAALKMGTQQLIPKSLAVASKEAKTKSPARHQSFGAAVLSKEAARRDPRCFSTPSFSLDDMDMDTSKNLTRKLRNQSYRAAMKGLGSPSSKGDSVQLGPKLQALAEEVPRPPAQSLAKNKKTLGRKRAHKGSFKDEPQLYQEIRERGLNTGHESDDDILDEPASPEGSQRADTTIVVKSYRPAQLTWSQLPEVLESGVLDTLSTEERKRQEAIFEILTSEFSYLHSLSILVTEFLQSRELKATMTQTEHHHLFSNILDVLAASQKFFEALEQRHKAQVCVEDISDILEDHAEKHFHPYIAYCSNEVYQQRTLQKLSNSNAAFREALREIEKRPTCGGLPMISFLILPMQRVTRLPLLTDTLCLKTQGHPERYKAASRALKAISKLVKQCNEGAHKMERTEQMYTLHTQLDFGKVKSLPLISASRWLLKRGELFLLEESSIFRKIASRPTCYLFLFNDVLVVTKKKSEESYLVQDYAQLDQVQVRKLEAAEPSLPGGSSRSSSVPHPFQVNLLRNSEGRQEQILLSSDSASDRARWITALTYKERQWQDLTNKGDLPQVEITKAYFAKQADEITLQQADVVLVLQEEDGWLHGERLRDGETGWFPNSFARCITSRVAVEGNVRRMERLRVETDV; this is translated from the exons ATGTCCCAGAGACATTCTGACAGTTCTTTGGATGAGAAACTATTGGAATATCGTTTCCATGCAGAGCTGCGACTCGATGCCAATGGGAACCCTATGCCAGGGCTCTCTGTGGTCCGTAGCTCTTTGAGAGCCAGGACCAATGCTGCCTTTGAGCCAGAGGCCTCCGAACCCCTGCAGGGGCCCCCGGAAGATGAGGAACCACGTCCCATCATCCTTAGCACACAGAGCCCTGCAGCACTCAAGATGGGCACCCAGCAGCTCATCCCTAAAAGTTTGGCCGTGGCCAGCAAGGAGGCCAAGACCAAGTCCCCAGCCCGCCACCAGAGCTTTGGGGCAGCCGTGCTCAGCAAGGAGGCTGCTCGGCGGGATCCTCGCTGCTTCTCAACCCCCAGCTTCTCCTTGGATGACATGGATATGGACACTAGCAAGAATCTGACTCGAAAACTGAGGAACCAGTCCTACAGGGCAGCTATGAAAGGCCTGGGGTCACCCAGCAGCAAGGGAGACTCAGTCCAGCTCGGCCCCAAGCTCCAGGCCCTTGCTGAGGAAGTTCCTCGGCCTCCTGCCCAGAGCCTAGCCAAAAATAAG AAAACTCTGGGTCGGAAACGTGCACACAAGGGCTCCTTCAAAGATG AACCCCAGTTGTACCAGGAGATCCGAGAGCGGGGTCTAAATACCGGTCATGAGTCTGATGATGACATACTCGATGAGCCTGCCAGCCCAGAGGGGTCTCAAAGAGCGGACACCACCATTGTGGTCAAGAGCTATCGGCCTGCCCAGCTCACCTGGAGCCAGCTCCCAGAG GTGCTGGAGTCAGGTGTCTTGGACACACTGTCAACGGAGGAGCGCAAGAGGCAGGAG GCCATCTTCGAGATCCTCACATCTGAGTTCTCCTACCTGCACAGCCTGAGCATCTTGGTGACTGAATTCCTGCAGTCCAGGGAGTTGAAGGCCACTATGACACAGACAGAGCACCACCACCTCTTCTCCAACATCTTGGATGTGCTGGCTGCCAGTCAGAA GTTCTTTGAAGCCCTGGAGCAGCGGCACAAGgcacaggtgtgtgtggaggacatCAGCGACATCTTGGAGGACCACGCAGAGAAGCACTTCCACCCTTACATTGCCTACTGCTCCAACGAGGTCTACCAGCAGCGTACCCTGCAGAAGCTGTC GAACAGCAATGCAGCCTTCCGAGAAGCCCTAAGGGAAATTGAGAAACGGCCCACGTGTGGAGGCCTGCCCATGATCTCCTTCCTGATTCTGCCTATGCAGAGGGTGACCCGACTGCCACTCCTGACAGAT ACACTATGCCTGAAGACGCAGGGCCATCCTGAAAGGTATAAAGCTGCCAGCCGTGCCCTGAAGGCCATCAGCAAG CTGGTGAAGCAGTGTAATGAGGGGGCCCACAAAATGGAGCGCACAGAGCAGATGTACACGCTGCACACACAGCTGGATTTTGGTAAGGTCAAG TCCCTCCCGCTCATCTCTGCCTCTCGCTGGCTCCTGAAGCGTGGAGAGCTCTTCCTCTTGGAGGAATCCAGCATCTTTAGGAAAATCGCCAGCCGACCCACCTGCTACCTGTTCCTGTTCAACGATGTCCTGGTTGTCACCAAGAAGAAAAG TGAGGAAAGCTACCTGGTCCAAGACTATGCACAGCTAGACCAGGTACAGGTCAGGAAGCTGGAGGCCGCAGAGCCCTCACTGCCAGGAGGCAGCAGCCGCAGTTCCTCTGTGCCCCACCCCTTCCAAGTGAACCTGCTACGCAACAGTGAGGGCCGCCAGGAGCAGATTCTGCTGTCCTCCGACTCAGC GAGTGACCGGGCCCGGTGGATCACAGCCCTCACCTACAAGGAGAGGCAGTGGCAGGACCTCACCAACAAAGGAG ACCTGCCCCAGGTGGAGATCACCAAGGCATACTTTGCCAAACAGGCTGATGAGATCACATTGCAGCAGGCTGATGTTGTCCTGGTCTTGCAGGAAGAGGACG GCTGGCTACATGGAGAGAGGCTTCGGGACGGAGAGACGGGTTGGTTTCCCAACAGCTTTGCACGCTGCATCACCAGCCGTGTGGCGGTGGAGGGCAACGTGCGCAGGATGGAGCGGCTACGTGTGGAGACAGATGTGTAG